The following DNA comes from Candidatus Coatesbacteria bacterium.
CTGGATCCTGCGCTGAGGGGATCGGTCGACCACTAGCGGTCGTAAGCACTCGAACGCTACGGGCTCCCCGGGATCATTCACGCAACTGTCATCAAAGGTGTACAGCAGATACCGCTGGTGAGTTCAACAATCGGCGTGCTGCGGCTTGTCTTTACGCGAACGTGGAGGGGGCGGAGCCCAGCATCAGCACGTTGCGGCCGCTTACCTTGTCTTTGCGCGGATGTGGAGGGGCTCCACCGCGGGAGGAAAGAAAGCGACCGGTCTGTCGAGTCACCCGTCCGCACTACCGGTATCATCAAGGGATCTACGCAGGTGCTGTTCGGTCCGGTAGCTCAATCGACGCCGTAACGGCCTGTCAGTCAGGCGGTTTTGGATCGCCGGTCGTTCGCTTCAGCGGGCCGGACCGCGCAGGATCCGGTCGTGACGGACCGGCAGGCGGTGGCGAGGGCAGTTTCGGGCTGTTCATCGGGGTGAGTTCGTCAGGTTCATGCGCGTGTGATAATCCCCTAACGAAACCCCCGTGCTGCGGGAGAGCGGCCTCGCCAATAGGGCGGCTGCTTGTCCGCAGGCGGGAAGCAGGGCGGGCCTGGCGCTGGGCGGGACTCGAGCTTGGCTGGAGAACGGCGGAGCGCTCCAGCCCCGCCGCTGTTTTTTTGCACAGTTGAAGTGACCCTCGGACCCGGCGTGGGGGCATGTTGACCGCCGGGGGTCGTTGACCTAAAATGAACCCGGCTGAAACGCTCGACCACTTCCCGACCTCCACCACGTCCGCCGAAGGATCCCCTTGTCCGACATCGCCACCTTCTCCCAGGTCCGCAAGCGCTACCCCCGAGGCGTCCTGGCCCTCAAGAACGTCAGCCTGGGCATCCCCAAGGGGGAGTTCAACTTCCTCACCGGTCCCTCCGGGGCGGGCAAGACGACCTTCCTGCGCCTGCTCTTCGGCGAAGAGCGCCCGACGGGCGGCGACCTCGTCGTGCTGGGTCACGACATGAACCGCCTGCGCCGCCGCCAACTCCCGCCCCTGCGGCGACGGATCGGCATCGTCTTTCAGGACTTCCGTCTCTTACCCGGCCGCACCGTCGTCGAGAACCTCGACGTCGCCCTGCGGGTCCGCGGCCTGGCCCGCGAGCAGCGGCGGCGGCGGATCGAATCGATCCTCAGTATCGTCGAGCTGAGCCACCGTTCCGACGCCTACCCCGAGGAGCTGTCCGGCGGTGAGAAGCAGCGTGTGGCCATCGCTCGGGCCCTCTCCGGCGACCCCGAGCTGCTGTTGGCCGACGAGCCGACGGGCAACCTGGACCCGGAGCTGTCGCTGAAAATCATGGACCTGCTGCGGCGGATCGCCGCGCGGGGCACCACGGTGCTGGTGGCCACCCACGACTACGAGATGGTCCGGCGCATCCAGGCCCGGGTTATCCACATCGAGCACGGCGAGGTCGTGGTCAAGTGAGCGAGTCGACCTACATCCGCTGCACGGTCTGCGGCGCCGTCCTGCCCGCCGGAACCCGGATCTGCCCCCTCTGCGGCGTCAAGCTGATCCTCGGCGAAACCGCCGAGTGCCTGGCCGACGATGAGGTCGTCTGCCGGCGCAACGCCCCGCCGCGACTACGCCAACAATACTTCCGACGGCGCCGCGACGCCTATTGACGATGCCCTACTGTCCCGAATGCGGCACGGCCCTGCTGGGGCGCGAGGCCTACTGCCCGGCCTGTGGCTCGGAGCTGAGCGCCTACGGCGGCGGCCGAGGCGCTCCGTCCACCGGAGCCGGCGACGATGAACCCGCCGCGAACGGCCCGGGCGTCACCGTCGCCGAAGCAGGCATCTCGCCCCCCGGCGAGCTGGCCTACGAACAGTACGGCCGCATCTGCCTCAGCCGGGCCGACGGCGGCGACAAGAGAGTGCTGGCCGAGGGCTACAAACCGGTCTGGTCCCCCGAGGGTTCCCGGCTGGCCTTCGCCGACGCCTTCCACCCCTTCGATCTCGTCGTCCTCGCCCTCGACGGCGAACGCAGTGTCGTGGCGCGGAACCTGGCCCATCACGACTACGTCCTCAGCCGCGACGGCGCTCTGATCGCCTTCCGACGGATGAGCCTGCGCTACGACCCCTGGATCTGGACGGTCGACACCAGCGGCGCCGAGAAACCCCACCGGCTGGTCAAGGGCATCGCCCCCAGTTGGGGCCCGGACGGTCGACGACTCTGCTTCACCTCCAACGACTACTACATCTACGAGGAGGCCCGCTACCGCCACGGCGTCTACTTCGTCGATGTCGCCGACGGCGCCGAGGAGTTCGTTTGCCCGGGCTACTGGCCCAACTGGTCACCCGACGGCCGGACGATCGCCTACAACAACGAGGGCCTGATCCTGCTGATGGACGCCGACGGCTCCAACCGCCGCGAGCTCATCCCCGGCCTCTATCCGGAGTGGTCACCCGACGGCCGCTTGCTGACCTACTTTAAGCCCGCCGACGGCTACGCCAACTACGTCTACGAGCTGGAAACCGGTGACGAGGTCCACATCGGCACGGGCTACGACCCGAGCTGGTCGCCGGACTCCCGCTGGCTGACCTACCACCGCGACGACCGGGTCTACCTGACCGAAACAGCCACAGGGACCGAGTACCTGCTGGAACGTAAGGCAGCCGCCACCCCGGCCTGGCGACCCTCAAGGTGATATCGCCTTGCGCGATAACTTCAACGAACACTCGGATATCGACCTGCTGGTGACTTGCGCCCCGGACGTTCAAGGGGGCAGCTTCGACCATAGCGCTATCGAAGATAACCTCAACAACACACTGAAGCGACAAGTAGTGCTGGTGAGTGTACGGGCGGTGCAGAGAAGCCCCAACCCCTTCCGGCGCCGAGCGATACTTGAATGCACCAGGTGTATTCATGCAGCCTGAGAGAAAACGGGCCTCACAGAAATCGATCACAACAGCTCGCCAAGGCGTTCTGGTAAAGACAATGGGCGACTTGTTTGTCAGACCTAGTCTTGTTTTCTAGCAGTGTCCGGGTCTGAGCGGCCTTCGGCGGCGAAAGACCGCTTGCGGCGGCCCGGGACTGGTTGATCCGTCAGTTGTGGCTGATAACCCCCTTGGCGGGTGACGCCTCTCTGCCGTCAACGGCATCCGGATCAGACGGCTCAGCGAACGAGCGGCAAGGCTGATTATTGGTGAATGATACCCGGGGAGTTGTCGGTGTTGTCACGCTTGTTGCTCACCGCCTGCGGCGCGGTGCTC
Coding sequences within:
- the ftsE gene encoding cell division ATP-binding protein FtsE; the encoded protein is MATFSQVRKRYPRGVLALKNVSLGIPKGEFNFLTGPSGAGKTTFLRLLFGEERPTGGDLVVLGHDMNRLRRRQLPPLRRRIGIVFQDFRLLPGRTVVENLDVALRVRGLAREQRRRRIESILSIVELSHRSDAYPEELSGGEKQRVAIARALSGDPELLLADEPTGNLDPELSLKIMDLLRRIAARGTTVLVATHDYEMVRRIQARVIHIEHGEVVVK